A portion of the Leptospirales bacterium genome contains these proteins:
- a CDS encoding HD-GYP domain-containing protein, whose translation MKRIKVSELRAGMAFDQPVYIDPNNVLVQSRQEILDKDIERLKKWGILEVETNGNPINLNVVEAPASGAAAMPTATTAEQPSMVAEMPRASSNDPELKQLALEYEAFRKARRAFRTMVQECADGLQTNLQQLMDGKAFDNQSVMRTAGRLADELLGKPLQLIGFHGLRFSGPAHLFHSIHAASYAAVLGQALGYSRPRLHELVFAVLLMDCGMLRIPLHVRDKSSELNEAERSTVKTHPLIGYQLLVKNGKVKASLATVALQHQESFDGQGYPQSLKGGQIEETARIATIADVYTAMIERRPYRKGHLPYDAMKHMLSVQMHHFDPRLLRTFLGRISIYPLGSLVQLSNQFVGMVVSSRAEKPLRPVLRVMRGADGATPPNLQFLDLIKEADLYIVRALDPAAASIDLEAEI comes from the coding sequence ATGAAGCGCATCAAAGTCAGCGAGCTCCGCGCCGGAATGGCCTTCGACCAGCCAGTTTATATTGATCCTAACAACGTATTGGTCCAGAGCCGACAGGAGATCCTCGACAAGGATATCGAGCGCTTGAAAAAGTGGGGAATTCTTGAGGTTGAAACCAATGGCAATCCGATCAACCTCAATGTTGTAGAAGCGCCGGCAAGCGGCGCAGCTGCCATGCCAACGGCGACGACGGCGGAACAGCCGTCAATGGTGGCCGAGATGCCGCGGGCATCGTCGAATGATCCGGAATTGAAACAGCTGGCCCTGGAATACGAGGCCTTTCGCAAGGCGCGACGCGCATTCCGCACCATGGTGCAGGAATGTGCGGACGGATTGCAGACAAATTTGCAGCAATTGATGGATGGCAAAGCCTTCGACAATCAATCCGTCATGCGCACAGCGGGCAGGCTGGCCGATGAATTGCTGGGCAAGCCTCTGCAACTGATCGGTTTTCATGGCTTGCGCTTCAGCGGACCAGCGCATCTTTTTCATTCGATTCATGCTGCGTCCTACGCTGCCGTCCTTGGACAAGCGCTGGGCTATTCGCGACCTCGCCTGCACGAGCTTGTCTTTGCGGTGTTGCTGATGGATTGCGGAATGCTGCGCATCCCATTGCACGTTCGCGACAAAAGCAGCGAATTGAATGAGGCGGAACGGTCCACGGTCAAGACGCACCCGCTCATTGGTTACCAATTGCTTGTCAAAAACGGCAAGGTAAAGGCCTCGCTTGCCACTGTTGCCTTGCAGCACCAGGAATCCTTTGACGGGCAGGGCTATCCGCAATCGCTCAAAGGCGGTCAGATCGAAGAGACCGCGCGCATTGCGACGATCGCCGATGTCTATACAGCAATGATCGAGCGCCGCCCGTATCGCAAGGGTCATCTACCCTACGACGCAATGAAGCATATGCTTTCGGTGCAGATGCACCATTTCGACCCGCGCTTGCTGCGTACGTTTCTTGGTCGCATTTCCATTTATCCGCTGGGATCGCTGGTCCAGCTCAGCAATCAATTTGTTGGCATGGTTGTCAGCTCACGGGCGGAAAAACCTCTGCGGCCTGTATTGCGCGTGATGCGCGGCGCCGACGGCGCAACGCCGCCCAATCTACAGTTCCTGGATCTAATCAAGGAAGCGGATCTTTACATTGTTCGCGCCC
- a CDS encoding EscU/YscU/HrcU family type III secretion system export apparatus switch protein, with protein MLAPDQRSREKQVGYRLAQALRFDRTRDRGPRVVARGRGADADRILAAARAAGVPVVEDAGLSEALRATPPGKEAPETLYRALAAVFSLIYRLDEERRRQKD; from the coding sequence ATGCTGGCGCCCGATCAAAGAAGCAGGGAAAAGCAAGTCGGCTATCGGCTGGCCCAGGCCCTCCGTTTCGACCGCACGCGCGATCGCGGCCCGCGTGTTGTCGCGCGTGGCCGAGGCGCCGACGCCGATCGCATTCTGGCTGCGGCCAGGGCGGCCGGCGTGCCGGTGGTCGAAGACGCGGGTTTGAGCGAGGCGTTGCGGGCCACGCCGCCGGGAAAAGAAGCTCCGGAAACGCTGTATCGAGCGCTGGCGGCTGTCTTTTCGCTGATATATCGACTGGACGAAGAGCGTCGACGACAGAAGGATTAA
- a CDS encoding ribonuclease HII — MSVLGFEDFEARWRRLGRWPMAGIDEAGRGPLAGPVSVALVVFPEMADGLPHALEGLDDSKKLKPAERARLLPLIETNAKLSLCVHISSRTIDSLGINPAIELGIDRLLRRAMQRIPDLRGLAVDGNYLLTKLRRDWPQIVIESVVRGDSRAASIAAASVVAKERRDRRMLRYSRYFPGYGLEKHKGYGTAFHRRQIGALGPSPLHRRSFRW, encoded by the coding sequence ATGTCCGTCCTCGGCTTCGAGGATTTCGAAGCCCGGTGGCGCCGACTTGGTCGCTGGCCGATGGCCGGAATTGACGAGGCCGGTCGCGGCCCGCTGGCCGGTCCGGTAAGCGTAGCGCTTGTCGTCTTCCCCGAAATGGCGGATGGTTTGCCGCACGCTCTTGAGGGCCTTGACGATTCCAAGAAACTCAAGCCGGCGGAGCGCGCTCGTCTACTGCCGCTTATCGAGACCAACGCAAAGCTTTCCCTTTGCGTACACATCTCCAGCAGGACCATAGATTCGCTCGGCATCAATCCGGCCATAGAACTGGGGATCGATCGACTCCTGCGTCGCGCTATGCAGCGAATCCCCGATCTGCGCGGCCTGGCTGTCGATGGCAATTACTTGCTGACCAAGCTGCGCCGGGATTGGCCGCAAATTGTCATTGAGTCTGTGGTGCGCGGCGACAGCCGCGCGGCCTCTATCGCCGCCGCCTCGGTCGTCGCCAAGGAGCGACGCGATCGACGTATGTTGCGTTACAGCCGCTACTTTCCGGGATACGGATTGGAAAAGCACAAGGGATATGGAACTGCTTTCCACCGGCGACAGATCGGCGCATTGGGTCCAAGTCCGCTACACCGTCGAAGCTTTCGCTGGTAA
- the rplS gene encoding 50S ribosomal protein L19 yields MSENETANETESASPAATTEVERHSLPLNGGSITAALGLAQQERAPGVFSVGDVIKVHYRIKEGDKERIQVYEGTVISMRGAGWSKSFVVRRVSHEVGVERIFPYNSPAIQKVDVVRRGRVRRAKLFYLRHKSGKEGRIKEAFDATRAQAPAKKAAARKKTAASAKKPASGARKTAAKASAR; encoded by the coding sequence ATGTCCGAGAATGAAACAGCAAATGAAACAGAAAGCGCCAGCCCGGCAGCGACGACCGAGGTCGAGCGTCACAGCCTCCCGCTCAACGGCGGCAGCATCACGGCTGCGCTTGGACTTGCCCAGCAGGAGCGCGCGCCGGGGGTCTTCTCGGTCGGCGACGTGATCAAAGTTCACTACCGAATCAAGGAAGGCGACAAAGAGCGCATTCAGGTCTACGAAGGCACGGTGATCTCCATGCGCGGCGCTGGCTGGAGCAAATCCTTTGTGGTTCGGCGCGTATCGCACGAGGTAGGCGTGGAGCGAATCTTCCCCTACAACTCGCCAGCCATCCAGAAAGTGGATGTTGTTCGTCGCGGACGGGTACGCCGCGCCAAGCTATTCTACCTTCGCCACAAGTCCGGAAAAGAGGGGCGTATCAAGGAAGCGTTTGACGCAACTCGCGCTCAGGCGCCGGCCAAGAAGGCGGCGGCCCGCAAGAAAACCGCAGCCAGCGCCAAGAAGCCGGCGTCCGGCGCCCGGAAGACGGCAGCGAAAGCAAGCGCGCGCTGA
- the trmD gene encoding tRNA (guanosine(37)-N1)-methyltransferase TrmD: MIFQVLTQFPERYRSYLESGLPARAHSRRLFEIYPVQLRDFADEGRKGRIDDSPYGGGPGMVVQIGPVHRALQSLVHRLPVVLLTPGGEALTQRRVRSFSTLSGLTLICGYYEGVDQRIADKYSDYQISIGNFILGSGDLAALCLIEAVTRLLPGYMGSAESQAEESHEEDTLEYPQYTRPAEYDGMNAPAVLLEGNHQRIREWRREQSRILTELRKANNVRE, translated from the coding sequence ATGATTTTTCAAGTATTGACTCAGTTCCCTGAGCGCTACCGTAGTTATCTGGAATCGGGCTTGCCAGCCAGGGCCCATTCCCGACGCTTGTTTGAAATATACCCGGTACAGCTGCGGGATTTTGCCGATGAGGGCCGAAAGGGCCGCATCGATGATAGTCCCTATGGCGGCGGTCCAGGTATGGTAGTGCAGATTGGTCCGGTTCATCGCGCGCTGCAATCGCTGGTTCATCGATTGCCTGTTGTGCTGCTGACCCCGGGAGGCGAGGCGCTCACGCAGCGGCGCGTGCGAAGCTTCTCGACGCTGTCAGGGCTGACCTTGATCTGCGGCTACTATGAAGGAGTCGATCAACGGATCGCAGATAAATACTCAGACTACCAGATTTCCATCGGCAATTTCATACTGGGCTCGGGCGATCTTGCCGCGCTCTGTTTGATAGAAGCGGTTACGCGCCTCCTGCCCGGATACATGGGATCGGCAGAGAGCCAGGCCGAGGAAAGTCACGAGGAAGATACGCTCGAATATCCGCAATATACAAGACCGGCGGAGTATGATGGGATGAATGCGCCGGCAGTATTGCTGGAAGGCAATCATCAACGCATTCGCGAGTGGCGCAGGGAACAAAGCAGGATTCTTACAGAACTCAGGAAGGCCAACAATGTCCGAGAATGA
- a CDS encoding KH domain-containing protein, producing the protein MAEAPAPQDLIEYVVHSLVDHPDEVKIKTIPGSEEVVIELRVADDDVGKVIGKNGSVARALRTLLSNLGAQQKKIYTLEIID; encoded by the coding sequence ATGGCCGAGGCCCCCGCACCGCAGGATTTGATCGAGTACGTTGTCCACAGCCTCGTGGATCATCCCGACGAAGTGAAGATCAAGACGATTCCCGGAAGCGAGGAGGTCGTAATTGAGCTTCGCGTGGCGGACGATGACGTCGGCAAAGTCATAGGAAAAAACGGAAGCGTCGCTCGGGCGCTGCGCACCTTGCTTTCCAATCTTGGCGCACAGCAGAAGAAGATCTACACCCTAGAAATCATCGACTGA
- the rpsP gene encoding 30S ribosomal protein S16, whose translation MVRIRLQRYGTKNRPFYRVVAADIRAPRDGRFIEILGSFSSTSLKGEASLKEDRIRYWLGQGAQPSETVLSLLRKNGIAPSVRK comes from the coding sequence GTGGTAAGAATTCGCCTCCAACGCTATGGAACCAAGAACCGGCCTTTCTACCGGGTTGTGGCTGCGGACATCCGCGCTCCCCGCGACGGCCGCTTCATTGAAATTCTGGGCTCTTTTAGTTCGACCAGCCTGAAGGGCGAGGCTTCGCTCAAAGAAGATCGCATACGCTACTGGCTTGGTCAGGGCGCCCAGCCCAGCGAGACTGTGCTCAGCCTCTTGCGCAAGAACGGAATTGCTCCATCGGTCAGGAAGTAA
- the rpe gene encoding ribulose-phosphate 3-epimerase, with the protein MRVSPSVLAADLIDLRRSLQSMDPSIVDLIHLDVMDGHYVPQLSFGEAYARAVKSATSIPLDVHLMVAAPERECPKYFDLHPAYLTFHAEATHFGVRLAQSIREQGIGAGVSLNPGTPVERLAPLLDHVDLALVMSVEPGFYGQKFLPQSVERVRQLREMIGRRPVAIQVDGGINTANIAALAQNGASIVVAGAFCFQGDSINSRVQALKEAAAASPGS; encoded by the coding sequence ATGCGCGTATCACCCTCCGTCCTTGCCGCCGATCTCATCGATCTGCGACGCAGTCTGCAATCGATGGATCCTTCGATCGTAGATCTAATCCATCTAGACGTAATGGATGGTCACTACGTACCGCAGCTATCCTTTGGCGAAGCCTATGCGCGTGCCGTCAAATCCGCCACCAGCATTCCGCTGGACGTTCACTTGATGGTAGCCGCGCCGGAACGCGAGTGCCCCAAATACTTCGATCTCCATCCCGCCTACCTGACCTTCCATGCAGAGGCCACGCACTTTGGCGTGCGCCTTGCCCAGAGCATTCGCGAGCAGGGGATTGGCGCCGGCGTATCGCTCAATCCGGGAACGCCTGTTGAGCGCCTCGCGCCGCTGCTCGATCACGTTGACCTGGCCCTGGTAATGAGCGTGGAACCCGGCTTCTACGGTCAGAAGTTTCTTCCCCAGAGCGTGGAGCGGGTGCGGCAGCTGCGCGAAATGATTGGCCGACGCCCGGTTGCCATCCAGGTGGACGGCGGGATCAACACGGCTAACATTGCAGCACTGGCACAAAATGGCGCCAGCATTGTGGTTGCCGGCGCCTTCTGCTTCCAGGGCGACAGCATCAATTCTCGGGTCCAGGCCTTGAAGGAAGCGGCTGCGGCCTCCCCCGGTAGCTGA
- a CDS encoding PASTA domain-containing protein — MKPMQTNEKPGLQFLIGGARLWVYFSLALALFFAAAVLVFALRGQTPEYNSMPNVTGRYYVDVHDDLTRRLQLRVSITRRQFPDQNSGLILFQSIPAGKRIEHSDKVELVVNQPEPLLTMPDLVRSSLSAARASVERLTSEDRVYSLTVAAVSEIETEEAPAGTVLAQQPPAGQTVSPGERVYLLAAAAPATAPATEESIDQWIGQNVTVLGQLLARRGREYRIVSLDSPPTPELIGQVHAIQQANGILQLAVYYQAPEVRYRNGYELAEFDLEEGECRATLIPEAQEDQPLSVSEPRLLFVSRQHSEDETVRLVFFRTGLSRLEVYCGEDRVHRSRYKPDDLS; from the coding sequence ATGAAACCGATGCAGACCAATGAAAAACCAGGGCTCCAATTCTTGATCGGCGGCGCGCGATTGTGGGTTTACTTTTCGCTGGCGCTGGCGCTATTTTTTGCGGCTGCGGTTCTGGTCTTTGCTCTGCGCGGGCAAACGCCAGAGTACAATTCAATGCCCAACGTAACAGGGCGCTACTACGTTGATGTACATGACGACCTTACCAGGCGGTTGCAGCTGCGCGTATCGATCACGCGACGCCAATTTCCCGATCAAAACTCCGGATTGATTTTATTCCAGAGCATTCCTGCTGGAAAGCGAATCGAACACAGCGATAAAGTGGAGCTGGTCGTGAATCAACCGGAACCTCTGCTGACCATGCCAGACCTTGTTCGCAGTTCACTTTCTGCTGCGCGGGCTTCCGTGGAACGACTGACCAGCGAAGACCGTGTTTACAGTCTAACAGTCGCAGCCGTCAGCGAGATTGAGACAGAAGAGGCGCCCGCCGGGACGGTGCTGGCGCAACAACCGCCAGCGGGTCAAACTGTATCGCCGGGAGAACGCGTGTATTTGCTGGCGGCGGCCGCCCCGGCGACTGCTCCCGCTACTGAGGAGAGCATTGACCAATGGATCGGCCAGAATGTAACCGTGCTGGGACAGCTGCTGGCTCGTCGCGGCCGGGAGTATCGTATCGTCTCTCTGGATTCGCCGCCGACGCCGGAACTCATCGGCCAGGTCCATGCCATCCAGCAGGCTAACGGCATCTTGCAGCTTGCTGTATACTATCAGGCGCCAGAAGTCCGCTATCGAAATGGTTATGAACTGGCGGAATTTGATCTGGAGGAGGGCGAGTGCCGCGCTACCTTGATTCCCGAAGCGCAGGAGGATCAGCCACTCAGTGTCAGCGAGCCGCGCCTGCTCTTCGTCTCACGCCAGCATTCGGAGGATGAGACCGTCCGTCTGGTATTCTTTCGTACTGGCCTTTCACGCCTCGAAGTTTACTGCGGAGAGGATCGTGTCCATCGTTCTCGATATAAGCCGGATGATTTGAGTTGA
- the fmt gene encoding methionyl-tRNA formyltransferase, whose amino-acid sequence MGSLKVAFFGSPSISAELLAALLDSSQHRVVCVFSNPDRPRGRSSQLQATPVSLLAQQQGIPLSRSEKPGGREDLALLRQSGADIGVVFAYGQLIPMSMVHSLPAGMVNLHASLLPELRGASPIQSAIWRGMTHTGWSLQKLARELDSGEIIAQRSMDVDPEETAGELTARMLPEGIRLTLSALDDFQALASLATAQEHSKASYCRKIGPREAIIDWRENALQIHNQVRALNPAPAARTSLDGGLVKVWRTRISPDGPEELQALNCGEGLASKQRLWVRCGKDLLEILELQAEGRRRQQAGEFVNGLRLPAPYKFGNG is encoded by the coding sequence ATGGGTTCGTTGAAGGTCGCTTTCTTCGGCAGCCCATCCATTTCGGCAGAGTTGCTGGCAGCGTTACTAGATAGCAGCCAGCATCGGGTGGTCTGCGTTTTTTCAAACCCCGACCGGCCTCGAGGCCGTTCTTCTCAGCTGCAGGCAACTCCGGTTTCGCTGCTGGCGCAGCAGCAAGGGATTCCGCTGTCCAGATCAGAAAAGCCCGGCGGCAGAGAGGATCTGGCTCTGCTGCGTCAAAGCGGAGCGGATATCGGCGTTGTCTTCGCTTATGGTCAGCTGATTCCGATGTCCATGGTGCATTCCCTGCCGGCAGGGATGGTCAATTTGCATGCTTCGCTGTTACCGGAATTGCGTGGCGCCTCCCCAATCCAGTCGGCCATCTGGCGCGGCATGACTCACACCGGCTGGAGTCTTCAAAAGCTGGCCCGGGAGCTGGATTCAGGCGAGATTATCGCACAACGTTCCATGGACGTGGATCCCGAGGAAACAGCGGGCGAACTGACCGCACGCATGTTGCCAGAAGGAATACGACTGACCCTGTCGGCGCTTGATGATTTCCAGGCCCTGGCATCGCTGGCGACGGCGCAGGAGCACAGCAAAGCCAGCTATTGCCGCAAAATCGGACCCAGGGAAGCCATTATCGATTGGCGTGAAAATGCCCTGCAGATTCATAACCAGGTGCGAGCCTTAAATCCAGCGCCTGCGGCGCGAACCAGCCTCGACGGCGGCCTGGTGAAGGTATGGCGGACAAGGATCTCCCCGGACGGGCCGGAGGAGCTTCAGGCTCTGAACTGCGGCGAGGGCCTGGCCAGCAAACAGCGCCTCTGGGTGCGCTGCGGCAAGGATCTGCTTGAGATTCTGGAGTTGCAGGCTGAAGGACGACGCCGGCAGCAGGCCGGCGAGTTCGTTAATGGACTTCGTTTGCCTGCGCCCTACAAGTTTGGAAATGGATGA
- a CDS encoding LON peptidase substrate-binding domain-containing protein: protein MQIIPIFPLHTVLFPGMPLHLHIFEDRYKLMIQQCMDQQSEFGVAMIQEGREALGPVATPYDLGCTARIVQAERLPGGRMNIKTIGQHRFRLDSIQSAAPYLSAAVRIVDLPDDANAPTLARELEPLLREYLNLLSVRAGAALERATLPEAPEQFIYACAYLLQAPQIQKQEFLEASTLSELSACIRQHYRKQIDLLHILQSRHAQAPQTPEGFHLN, encoded by the coding sequence ATGCAAATCATTCCGATTTTTCCTCTGCACACTGTGCTGTTTCCCGGAATGCCGCTCCATTTGCACATTTTCGAAGACCGCTACAAGCTGATGATTCAACAATGCATGGACCAGCAAAGCGAATTTGGCGTTGCAATGATTCAGGAAGGCCGCGAGGCTCTTGGCCCCGTGGCCACGCCATACGATCTCGGCTGTACGGCGCGCATCGTACAGGCGGAGCGTTTGCCCGGCGGCCGCATGAATATCAAAACGATTGGCCAACATCGTTTTCGGCTTGATTCCATTCAGAGCGCGGCGCCCTATTTGAGCGCGGCGGTTCGAATTGTCGATTTGCCTGACGATGCCAACGCTCCGACCCTTGCCCGCGAGCTGGAGCCGCTGCTGCGCGAGTATCTCAATCTGCTGAGCGTTCGCGCCGGCGCCGCCCTTGAGAGAGCTACGCTTCCAGAGGCGCCTGAACAGTTTATTTATGCGTGCGCCTACTTGTTGCAGGCGCCGCAAATCCAGAAGCAAGAATTCCTTGAGGCTTCGACGCTGTCGGAGCTCAGCGCTTGCATTCGGCAACACTATCGAAAGCAAATCGATTTGCTGCACATTCTGCAAAGTCGACATGCCCAGGCGCCGCAGACTCCTGAAGGCTTTCATCTGAATTAG
- the gcvP gene encoding aminomethyl-transferring glycine dehydrogenase, whose translation MKLDLTDHYQRRHIGPGPAELQAMLRVIGVASVEELVAQTVPRSIRLDRQLELPEALSESEFLQEMRRLASKNSVYKSYIGLGVYDCITPSVIQRNIFENPGWYTQYTPYQAEISQGRLEALLNFQTMIADLTGLPVANASLLDEATAAAEAMTLLHRIRSPECVQRGAHTFFAADSCYAHTIDVLRGRAEPLGIEVVVGDASTFDPTDRFFGALLQYPSEDGSTPDYRALVGRCRARSVRVAVAADLLSLTLLAPPGEWGAEVVLGSAQRFGVAPGYGGPHAAFFAVAAEHQRAMPGRLVGVSVDAHGKPACRLALQTREQHIRREKATSNICTAQALLAIMASMYAIYHGPDGLRQISERIHGLASTLEAALSSLGFRQLNESYFDTLLVEVGADNMARLLAEAENAAVNFRIYDEQRVGISLDETVSIWDLDVIIQVFARTVGEQWGFERIEELAAAAPRRLPDTLMRNSSYLQHPVFHSHRSETQMMRYIRKLEGRDLALNQSMIPLGSCTMKLNAATAMIPLSWPEFARLHPFAPADQAHGYLEIFEDLQQYLAEITGLAAVSLQPNSGAQGEYSGLLVIRAYHRDRGEPQRNVALIPSSAHGTNPASAAMAGFEVVVAPCDSLGNIDMEQFRQRAEQYAQRLACVMVTYPSTHGVFEEQIQEVCRIVHSFGGQVYMDGANMNAQVGLTSPGRIGADVCHLNLHKTFSIPHGGGGPGMGPICVAEHLEPYLPGHVQSDRVGGERAIPAVAGAPWGSASILLISYGYIRMLGAVGVTEATRYAILNANYLKSRLQRSYDTLYAGEQGRVAHELILDLRAFKKFGIEVEDVAKRLIDYGFHAPTMSWPVPGTLMIEPTESEPREELDRFVRAMLSIRDEIQAVQEGSLDAVDNPLKNAPHTALAIAASEWTHAYSREQAAFPDAALRENKFWSPVGRVDNVYGDRNLVCSCPPVEDYVEQEFSAASAKSMH comes from the coding sequence ATGAAACTCGACCTAACCGACCATTACCAGCGCCGTCACATCGGACCCGGCCCGGCAGAACTCCAGGCAATGCTCCGCGTCATCGGCGTCGCCTCGGTTGAAGAGCTCGTGGCACAGACCGTTCCCAGGAGCATCCGCCTGGACCGTCAGCTTGAGCTCCCTGAAGCCCTTTCTGAATCGGAATTCCTGCAGGAAATGCGCCGATTGGCCAGCAAGAACAGCGTCTACAAAAGCTACATCGGCCTCGGCGTTTACGATTGCATTACGCCAAGCGTCATTCAGCGGAACATCTTCGAGAATCCGGGCTGGTATACGCAGTACACGCCGTATCAAGCGGAGATATCGCAAGGGCGCCTGGAGGCTTTGCTCAACTTTCAAACAATGATCGCCGATTTGACCGGCCTGCCGGTTGCCAATGCGTCGCTCCTTGATGAGGCGACGGCCGCGGCGGAGGCCATGACCCTGCTGCATCGCATTCGATCCCCAGAGTGCGTACAACGCGGGGCGCATACCTTTTTCGCAGCAGATAGCTGTTATGCACATACCATCGACGTGCTGCGCGGTCGCGCGGAACCGTTGGGTATTGAAGTTGTGGTCGGAGATGCTTCGACCTTTGATCCGACCGATCGTTTTTTTGGGGCTCTCCTGCAATATCCGTCGGAAGATGGTTCGACCCCGGACTACCGGGCGCTGGTCGGACGTTGCCGCGCGCGCAGCGTACGCGTCGCAGTTGCTGCTGACTTGCTTTCGCTTACGTTGCTGGCGCCGCCTGGCGAGTGGGGCGCAGAGGTTGTACTGGGTTCTGCCCAGCGCTTTGGCGTCGCGCCTGGTTACGGCGGGCCGCATGCCGCCTTCTTTGCAGTGGCCGCGGAGCACCAGCGAGCGATGCCCGGCAGATTGGTTGGCGTATCGGTCGACGCCCATGGCAAACCGGCCTGCCGTCTGGCATTGCAGACCAGAGAACAGCATATTCGGCGGGAAAAGGCCACTTCAAACATTTGTACGGCGCAGGCGCTCCTTGCCATTATGGCCTCAATGTACGCAATCTATCACGGTCCCGATGGTCTGCGTCAGATCAGCGAGCGGATTCATGGATTGGCCTCCACGCTGGAGGCGGCGCTCAGTTCGCTGGGTTTCCGACAGTTGAATGAGAGCTACTTTGATACTTTGCTGGTAGAGGTTGGGGCCGACAATATGGCGCGTTTGCTGGCCGAGGCCGAAAATGCCGCGGTGAACTTTCGAATCTACGACGAGCAGCGAGTGGGCATCTCTCTCGATGAAACGGTTAGCATCTGGGATCTGGATGTAATCATTCAGGTCTTTGCACGCACTGTGGGCGAACAATGGGGCTTTGAACGAATTGAGGAATTGGCTGCCGCCGCTCCGCGACGACTGCCGGATACGTTGATGCGCAACAGCTCCTACCTCCAGCATCCGGTCTTCCACAGCCATCGCTCCGAAACGCAGATGATGCGCTACATTCGAAAACTGGAAGGGCGCGATCTGGCCCTCAATCAGTCGATGATTCCGCTTGGTTCGTGTACCATGAAGCTAAATGCCGCCACGGCAATGATTCCGTTGTCCTGGCCCGAGTTTGCCAGGCTGCACCCCTTCGCGCCGGCCGACCAGGCGCACGGCTATCTTGAGATTTTTGAGGACCTGCAGCAATATCTGGCAGAAATTACCGGACTGGCGGCTGTTTCGCTGCAGCCGAACTCCGGCGCACAGGGCGAGTATTCCGGGCTGCTGGTGATTCGCGCCTACCACCGCGATCGTGGCGAACCCCAGCGCAATGTCGCCCTCATTCCTTCCAGCGCTCATGGCACCAATCCGGCCAGCGCGGCCATGGCCGGCTTCGAGGTGGTGGTCGCACCCTGCGATTCTCTGGGCAATATCGATATGGAGCAGTTCCGCCAGCGTGCGGAGCAGTATGCGCAGCGACTGGCCTGCGTCATGGTTACGTACCCATCGACCCATGGCGTATTTGAAGAACAGATCCAGGAAGTCTGTCGGATCGTGCACAGCTTCGGCGGACAGGTTTACATGGATGGGGCCAACATGAACGCTCAGGTCGGTTTGACCAGCCCGGGTCGTATTGGCGCCGATGTTTGTCACTTAAATCTTCATAAAACCTTCAGTATTCCGCATGGCGGCGGCGGACCCGGCATGGGGCCCATCTGTGTGGCTGAACATCTTGAACCGTATCTGCCGGGGCACGTACAAAGCGATCGTGTTGGCGGAGAGCGAGCCATACCAGCTGTGGCCGGCGCGCCGTGGGGCAGCGCCAGCATTTTGCTGATATCCTACGGCTACATTCGCATGCTGGGCGCTGTCGGTGTTACCGAGGCCACGCGTTACGCAATCCTGAATGCAAACTATTTGAAGTCGCGGCTGCAGCGCTCCTACGATACTCTCTACGCAGGCGAGCAGGGTCGCGTTGCGCACGAATTAATCCTGGATTTGCGAGCCTTCAAGAAGTTCGGCATCGAAGTGGAAGATGTCGCAAAGCGACTGATTGACTATGGATTTCACGCGCCGACGATGAGTTGGCCGGTGCCGGGTACCCTGATGATTGAACCGACGGAGAGCGAGCCACGCGAGGAATTGGACCGATTTGTGCGCGCCATGCTCTCGATTCGCGATGAGATCCAGGCAGTGCAAGAGGGAAGTCTTGACGCGGTTGACAATCCGTTGAAGAACGCGCCGCATACTGCGCTGGCAATTGCCGCCAGCGAGTGGACCCATGCCTACAGCCGCGAACAGGCTGCCTTCCCTGATGCCGCCCTGCGAGAGAATAAGTTCTGGTCGCCGGTGGGACGCGTGGACAATGTTTATGGCGATCGGAATCTGGTGTGCTCCTGTCCGCCAGTAGAAGATTACGTCGAACAAGAGTTTTCGGCTGCCAGCGCCAAATCGATGCACTGA